The Ruania alba genome has a window encoding:
- a CDS encoding uridine kinase family protein: MPAEDSALFPVPEGARRSPRKVVLLTGPSGSGKSSLSRRLGLPVVALDDFYQDIDAPGLPQRFGSVDWDSPGSWNAAAAAEALVTLCRDGEVAVPIYDIPTSRRTGTSTVVAGDSPIMLAEGIFAGELVPALRAEGVLADAVCLVRPRLQTFWFRLLRDLAESRKRPSTLVRRGLAHYRAEPAKIRAWVAQGCRAATPAQAEAELRVLLAP; this comes from the coding sequence GTGCCAGCCGAGGACTCCGCCCTATTCCCTGTACCCGAGGGCGCTCGACGCTCCCCGCGCAAGGTCGTCCTGCTGACCGGCCCGTCCGGTTCCGGCAAGAGCTCGTTGAGCCGGCGGCTGGGACTGCCGGTGGTGGCGCTGGACGACTTCTACCAGGACATCGACGCGCCCGGACTGCCGCAGCGGTTCGGCAGCGTGGACTGGGACTCCCCCGGCTCGTGGAACGCTGCTGCGGCGGCCGAGGCGCTGGTCACGCTGTGCCGGGACGGTGAGGTCGCAGTGCCGATCTATGACATCCCGACCTCCCGGCGCACCGGGACATCCACGGTGGTGGCCGGCGACTCACCGATCATGCTGGCCGAAGGGATCTTTGCCGGGGAACTGGTGCCTGCCTTGCGAGCAGAGGGAGTACTCGCCGACGCGGTGTGCCTCGTCCGGCCCCGGTTGCAGACCTTCTGGTTCCGGCTGCTGCGGGACCTAGCGGAGTCTCGGAAGCGACCCAGCACCTTGGTCCGGCGAGGCCTGGCGCACTACCGTGCCGAACCAGCGAAGATCCGCGCCTGGGTGGCCCAGGGGTGTCGGGCCGCAACGCCCGCCCAGGCAGAGGCCGAACTGCGCGTTCTGCTCGCCCCCTGA